The Lacipirellula parvula genome window below encodes:
- a CDS encoding DUF1501 domain-containing protein, which translates to MNLQSLTRRHFFGASSAGLGGAALASLLAQQGFADAPPTPAVAPLPAKVKRVIYLFQSGGPAQHDLFDYKPLLNQKNGEQLPPEVRGGQRLTGMSAQQASLPLAGSQFKFAQHGQSGAWLSDLLPHHREIADDLCFVKSMWTEAINHDPAITFFQTGSQIAGRPSLGAWISYGLGSMNDDLPSFIVLVTANQGDQPLYARLWGSGFLDSKFQGVQFRPGAEPVLYLSNPDGVCRSGRRAMLDKLSALNRLQFEQELDPEIESRITQYEMAYRMQTSVPDATDLSQETDATFEMYGADSRTPGTFAANCLLARRLAERGVRFIQLYHQGWDHHGGLPAGIREQCRETDQASAALVKDLKQRGMLDDTLVIWGGEFGRTSYSQGALTANDYGRDHHPRCFTVWMAGGGVRPGMSYGATDDYGYNIVDPDGAPLTPTKDAFTPGAVHVHDLQATILHLLGVDHTQLVYKHQGRRFRLTDVHGHVVNDLLA; encoded by the coding sequence ATGAACCTCCAATCCCTAACCCGCCGCCACTTCTTCGGCGCCAGCTCCGCCGGCCTCGGCGGCGCCGCGCTCGCCTCGCTCCTAGCGCAACAAGGCTTCGCCGACGCACCGCCAACACCCGCAGTCGCCCCGCTCCCGGCCAAAGTAAAGCGAGTCATCTACCTCTTCCAATCGGGCGGCCCCGCGCAGCACGACCTCTTCGACTACAAACCGCTCCTCAACCAAAAGAACGGCGAGCAGCTCCCCCCCGAAGTTCGCGGCGGCCAGCGGCTCACCGGCATGAGCGCCCAGCAAGCGTCGCTCCCGCTCGCCGGTTCGCAGTTCAAGTTTGCCCAGCATGGCCAATCGGGCGCCTGGCTCAGCGACTTGCTGCCTCATCACCGCGAAATCGCCGACGACCTCTGCTTCGTCAAGTCGATGTGGACCGAGGCGATCAATCACGACCCCGCAATCACCTTTTTCCAAACCGGTTCGCAAATCGCCGGCCGCCCCTCGCTGGGCGCCTGGATCTCGTACGGCCTCGGGTCGATGAACGACGACCTGCCGTCGTTCATCGTCCTCGTCACCGCGAACCAAGGCGACCAACCCCTCTACGCCCGCCTGTGGGGTTCCGGCTTCCTCGACTCGAAGTTCCAAGGCGTCCAATTCCGCCCCGGCGCCGAACCGGTCCTCTACCTCAGCAACCCCGACGGCGTCTGCCGCTCCGGCCGCCGCGCGATGCTCGACAAGCTCAGCGCCCTCAACCGGCTGCAGTTCGAGCAGGAACTCGACCCCGAGATCGAATCGCGGATTACGCAGTACGAAATGGCGTACCGCATGCAAACGAGCGTCCCCGACGCGACCGATCTCTCTCAGGAAACTGATGCGACGTTCGAGATGTACGGCGCCGACAGCCGCACGCCCGGCACGTTCGCCGCGAATTGCCTCCTCGCCCGCCGCCTGGCCGAGCGAGGCGTCCGCTTCATTCAGCTTTACCACCAAGGCTGGGACCATCACGGCGGCCTCCCCGCCGGTATCCGCGAGCAATGCCGCGAGACTGATCAAGCCTCCGCAGCGCTCGTGAAAGATCTCAAGCAGCGCGGCATGCTCGACGACACGCTCGTCATCTGGGGCGGCGAGTTCGGCCGCACGAGCTACTCGCAAGGCGCCCTCACCGCCAACGACTACGGCCGCGATCACCACCCCCGCTGCTTCACCGTGTGGATGGCCGGCGGCGGCGTGCGGCCCGGCATGTCATACGGCGCCACCGACGACTACGGCTACAACATCGTCGACCCTGATGGCGCCCCGCTCACGCCGACGAAAGACGCCTTCACTCCCGGCGCCGTCCACGTCCACGATCTTCAAGCGACAATCCTCCACCTTCTCGGCGTCGACCACACGCAACTCGTCTACAAACACCAAGGCCGCCGCTTCCGGCTGACCGACGTCCACGGCCACGTGGTGAACGACTTGCTCGCGTAG
- a CDS encoding family 43 glycosylhydrolase, with product MPSKTPLGRWIAVCAAFVLSLLAHSRSVSAATASTPAPVERPNILFVFIDDAGFADFPHFKDGRARTPNIDQLSDEGLRFTQFYVNAPICSPSRTAFMTGQYPSRWGIMSYIAASQENARRGMRDWLDPAAPTLARMLKGVGYTTGHFGKWHLGGGRDVVAPPISDYGFDASLTQFEGMGDRIVPLLTNYDGKPPVKFPLGLDSEKLGHGNVRWVERAEETTAFVEPAIKFIKQAQAEGKPFYVNLWPNDVHTPLHPPKNLRGDGSKRELYLGVLEHMDAQLKPLFDLIRNDAKLRDNTIIIVASDNGFEPGAGSAGALRGSKGNLYEGGIREPFIIWGPGLVDEKAVGTTNDSTVISSVDVVASLLDIAQAKAPENVELDGEVLTDALLGLEKSQRTKPLYWVRPPDRPGQDGGNLPDLAIRSGNWKLLTEYDGSDPQLYDLASDPNEQRNVAEQQADAVSSLRGDLLQWYRTAVPVKKEEVDAPRQFTNPIFEGADPWVIQHDGKYIVCASEGNHAITLHISDDLTELGPKQVVWTAPETGPYSREIWAPELHFLDNRWYIYFAADDGDNKNHLSYVLESKDDDPLGPYEIRGPIYTGDDPEQKKNNNWAIDATVLEQDGKRYLIWSGWAADNDEQWLYIAPMKSPWEIGPRVQLCHNADHLWERVNEQADQRGLHEGPQILKRNGRTFIIYSTSSSWQPTYKLGLLELKKGGDPLNPQDWTKAPEPVFKGTEQTFGVGHASFVKSPDGKEDWIVFHAKLDRNDGWRRAVFVQPFTWGKDGRPNFGEPVNAGQLLDVPSGTPTSDPDRGAFSLPKFRSLRGWSYFGHHQMYRVDDGKLFLGVQPKAPVNTYRSGEKVVLNNREWRNLRASTTVRVVSGDRDAGILFRVQQPAVGFDAQEGYFAGIIPRSGRVILGATDGLHWRQIAEAKAEVKVDQDYRLEVVARGDQLVVNLDGKELIKAHDDAFARGSVGLRVVDTEAAFSDVTVEPLKPRAKASKQTRTRTAPQSVIPS from the coding sequence GTGCCTTCAAAGACTCCCCTCGGTCGGTGGATCGCGGTCTGCGCCGCGTTCGTTCTCTCGCTCCTCGCCCACTCCCGCAGCGTTAGCGCCGCCACGGCGTCGACGCCCGCGCCGGTCGAGCGGCCGAACATTCTGTTCGTCTTCATCGACGACGCAGGCTTCGCCGATTTCCCCCACTTCAAGGATGGCCGCGCTCGCACGCCGAACATCGACCAACTCAGCGACGAAGGCCTGCGGTTCACGCAGTTCTATGTCAACGCGCCGATCTGCTCGCCGTCGCGCACCGCGTTCATGACGGGCCAGTACCCGTCGCGGTGGGGCATCATGAGCTACATCGCCGCCAGCCAAGAGAACGCCCGCCGCGGCATGCGCGACTGGCTCGATCCTGCCGCTCCCACGCTCGCTCGCATGTTGAAGGGCGTCGGCTACACGACTGGCCACTTCGGCAAATGGCACCTCGGCGGCGGCCGCGACGTCGTCGCCCCGCCGATCAGCGACTACGGCTTCGACGCCTCGCTCACCCAGTTCGAAGGCATGGGCGACCGCATCGTGCCGCTCCTCACGAACTACGACGGCAAGCCCCCCGTCAAATTCCCCCTTGGCCTCGACAGCGAAAAGCTCGGCCACGGCAACGTCCGCTGGGTCGAACGCGCCGAAGAAACGACCGCCTTCGTCGAGCCGGCGATCAAGTTCATCAAGCAAGCCCAGGCCGAGGGCAAGCCGTTCTATGTGAACCTTTGGCCGAACGACGTCCACACGCCGCTCCACCCGCCGAAGAATCTCCGCGGCGACGGCAGCAAGCGCGAGCTCTACCTCGGCGTGCTCGAACACATGGACGCCCAGCTCAAGCCGCTGTTCGACCTCATTCGCAACGACGCCAAGCTGCGCGACAACACGATCATCATCGTCGCCAGCGACAACGGTTTTGAACCTGGCGCCGGTTCGGCCGGGGCCCTGCGCGGCAGCAAAGGCAACCTCTACGAAGGGGGCATCCGCGAACCCTTCATCATCTGGGGCCCCGGCCTCGTTGACGAGAAAGCCGTCGGCACCACGAACGACTCGACGGTCATCTCGTCGGTCGACGTCGTCGCTTCGCTCCTCGACATCGCCCAAGCCAAGGCCCCCGAGAACGTCGAACTCGACGGCGAAGTCCTCACCGATGCGCTCCTCGGCCTCGAAAAATCCCAACGCACCAAGCCCCTCTACTGGGTTCGTCCCCCCGATCGTCCCGGCCAAGATGGCGGCAACCTCCCCGATCTTGCCATCCGCTCCGGCAACTGGAAGCTCCTCACCGAGTACGACGGCAGCGATCCCCAGCTATACGACCTCGCCTCCGATCCGAACGAGCAGCGCAACGTCGCCGAGCAACAGGCCGACGCCGTCAGCAGCCTCCGCGGCGATTTGCTGCAGTGGTATCGCACTGCCGTGCCGGTGAAGAAGGAAGAGGTCGACGCCCCGCGGCAGTTCACCAATCCGATTTTCGAAGGCGCCGATCCCTGGGTCATCCAGCACGATGGCAAGTACATCGTCTGCGCCTCCGAAGGCAACCACGCGATCACCCTCCACATTTCCGACGACCTCACCGAGCTCGGCCCGAAGCAAGTCGTCTGGACCGCCCCCGAGACCGGCCCCTACTCGCGTGAGATCTGGGCGCCTGAACTCCACTTCCTCGACAACCGTTGGTACATCTATTTCGCCGCCGACGACGGCGACAACAAGAATCACCTCAGCTACGTCCTCGAATCAAAAGACGACGATCCGCTCGGCCCGTACGAAATCCGCGGCCCGATCTACACGGGCGACGATCCCGAGCAAAAGAAGAACAACAACTGGGCGATCGACGCCACCGTGCTTGAGCAAGACGGCAAGCGTTACCTCATCTGGTCCGGCTGGGCCGCCGACAACGACGAGCAGTGGCTCTACATCGCCCCGATGAAGTCGCCGTGGGAAATCGGCCCGCGGGTGCAACTCTGCCACAACGCCGACCACCTGTGGGAACGCGTCAACGAGCAAGCCGACCAGCGCGGCCTCCACGAAGGCCCGCAAATCCTCAAGCGCAACGGCCGCACCTTCATCATTTACTCCACCAGCAGCTCGTGGCAGCCAACCTACAAACTCGGCCTGCTCGAACTCAAGAAGGGGGGCGATCCGCTCAACCCGCAGGATTGGACGAAGGCGCCCGAGCCGGTCTTCAAGGGAACCGAGCAAACCTTCGGCGTCGGCCACGCGTCGTTCGTCAAATCGCCTGACGGCAAAGAAGACTGGATCGTCTTCCACGCGAAGCTCGACCGCAACGACGGCTGGCGCCGCGCCGTCTTCGTGCAACCTTTCACGTGGGGCAAGGATGGCCGACCTAATTTCGGCGAACCGGTGAACGCCGGCCAGTTGCTCGACGTCCCCAGCGGGACGCCGACCAGCGATCCCGATCGCGGCGCCTTCAGCCTGCCGAAGTTCCGCTCGCTCCGCGGCTGGAGCTACTTCGGGCACCACCAGATGTACCGCGTCGACGACGGCAAGCTGTTCCTCGGCGTTCAGCCGAAGGCACCGGTCAATACCTATCGCAGCGGCGAGAAGGTCGTGCTCAACAATCGCGAGTGGCGCAATCTTCGTGCGAGCACGACGGTGCGCGTCGTGTCCGGCGACCGCGACGCGGGCATCTTGTTCCGCGTCCAGCAACCGGCCGTCGGTTTCGACGCCCAGGAAGGTTACTTCGCCGGCATCATCCCCCGCAGCGGCCGCGTCATCCTCGGCGCCACCGACGGCCTCCACTGGCGGCAGATCGCCGAAGCGAAGGCCGAGGTGAAGGTCGACCAGGACTATCGCCTCGAAGTCGTCGCCCGCGGCGATCAACTCGTCGTCAACCTCGACGGCAAGGAGCTGATCAAAGCCCACGACGACGCCTTCGCCCGCGGGAGCGTCGGCCTCCGCGTCGTCGATACCGAAGCGGCGTTTAGCGACGTCACCGTCGAACCATTGAAGCCCCGCGCAAAGGCCTCGAAGCAAACGCGAACGCGAACTGCTCCCCAGTCAGTCATCCCGAGTTAA
- a CDS encoding sulfatase-like hydrolase/transferase, whose translation MLLHRLIIVLAASIALLPAAVLRADEPATPSQPPASKKPNIVVIVADDLGWNAVGFHNGFVPTPNLDRIAHEGVELDRFYVSPMCSPTRAGLMTGRYALHLGMARSVVFPWKRYGVKPELTTLPEALGAVGYRHRGAFGKWHLGHLEPQWHPLAQGFTEYVGCYNGAADYWTRDREGQIDWHVGYEPTPSKGYTTDLIADAACEFINARAGEGPFFCYVPFTAPHEPLQAPESYLKKFAHLDGKPNDGQPGEKQCLAALIASMDDGISRILAQLEQAGVADDTIVWFFSDNGGIDRIRENNAPLHGAKLSVYEGGVRVPAAVRWPGHIEGGRKVTTPIMNIDVLPTLLGLIDAPGELTKLTHEQPPLDGVDLSAPLLDAAVTELPKRNLFFFHGQNGPEREQLAITGPRGWKLQIVGPDVRRGGYHTPEHQVELYNVFRDPNETTNLIKQKANIAARLGAHLVTFRRSEPADAMPTAPKPADFTPPKSWRNSPEKVSTDAKPSANTTPASTAPADATSDKAANATRRPDVILFVADDLSWHDIGPYGGDDVRTPRLDQLAKQSLRFDDAFAASPTCTPSRSALYTGLYPIRNGAHANHSPINPGVETLPALLNALGYRTVIAGKTHIGPRSQFPFEYLKNSNVRPPGVKDVLVTDLGVDAIDELLATHDRAQPLCLIVTAHSSHTLWKKNEGYDPAAIKIPPELHDTPALRETRVDYYTDVTQLDTEVGQVLDSMQRHGYGDALFMFTADQGAQFPFAKWNLYDAGIKVPLLVRWPGHVQPDATTTAMVSLIDVLPTIIAAAGAAPPATLDGQSFLDVLAGKSHERRPEVFAAHTGDKEMNQAPMRCIRTPQFKYIENLAPQIKYVTHITKGPTTERYWKDWLERAPNDPAAAAVIDRYEHRPAEELYEVSVDPHELHNLAADPKFAAEKDELKKKLHAWRTAQGEDLTKVLMPADARTGRFPYAE comes from the coding sequence GTGCTCCTCCACCGCCTCATCATCGTCCTCGCCGCCAGCATCGCGCTGCTCCCCGCCGCCGTGCTGCGCGCCGACGAACCCGCCACGCCTTCCCAGCCTCCCGCGTCCAAAAAACCAAACATCGTCGTCATCGTCGCCGATGATCTCGGCTGGAACGCGGTCGGCTTCCACAACGGCTTCGTCCCCACGCCGAACCTCGACCGCATCGCGCACGAAGGGGTCGAACTCGACCGCTTCTACGTCAGCCCGATGTGCTCTCCGACCCGCGCCGGCCTGATGACCGGCCGCTACGCGCTCCACCTCGGCATGGCCCGCTCAGTTGTTTTCCCCTGGAAGCGGTACGGCGTGAAGCCCGAGCTCACCACGCTCCCCGAAGCGCTCGGCGCCGTCGGCTATCGCCATCGCGGCGCCTTCGGCAAGTGGCACCTCGGCCATCTCGAACCGCAGTGGCACCCCCTCGCGCAAGGTTTTACCGAGTACGTCGGCTGCTACAACGGCGCCGCCGATTACTGGACCCGCGACCGCGAAGGCCAAATCGACTGGCACGTCGGCTACGAACCGACGCCGAGCAAAGGCTACACCACCGACCTCATCGCCGACGCCGCGTGCGAGTTCATCAACGCCAGGGCAGGGGAGGGGCCGTTCTTTTGCTACGTCCCCTTCACGGCGCCGCACGAACCGCTGCAGGCGCCCGAGTCGTACCTGAAAAAGTTCGCCCACCTCGACGGCAAGCCGAATGACGGCCAACCGGGCGAGAAGCAATGCCTCGCCGCACTGATCGCCTCGATGGACGACGGCATCAGCCGCATCCTCGCGCAGCTCGAACAAGCGGGCGTCGCCGACGACACGATCGTCTGGTTCTTTAGCGACAACGGCGGCATCGACCGCATCCGCGAGAACAATGCTCCGCTCCATGGCGCCAAGCTCTCGGTGTATGAAGGGGGCGTTCGCGTCCCCGCCGCGGTCCGCTGGCCCGGCCATATCGAAGGCGGCCGCAAGGTAACGACGCCGATCATGAACATCGACGTGCTGCCGACGCTGCTCGGCCTCATCGACGCCCCCGGCGAGTTGACCAAGCTGACGCACGAACAACCGCCGCTCGACGGCGTCGATCTCTCCGCCCCGCTGCTCGACGCCGCCGTCACCGAACTGCCCAAGCGCAACCTCTTCTTTTTCCACGGCCAAAACGGCCCGGAGCGCGAGCAACTCGCCATCACCGGTCCGCGCGGCTGGAAGCTGCAGATCGTCGGCCCCGACGTCCGCCGCGGCGGCTACCACACGCCCGAGCATCAGGTCGAACTTTACAACGTCTTCCGCGATCCGAACGAGACGACCAACCTCATCAAACAGAAGGCGAACATCGCCGCCCGCCTCGGCGCCCACTTGGTGACGTTCCGCCGTTCGGAACCAGCCGACGCGATGCCGACGGCGCCGAAGCCAGCCGACTTCACGCCGCCCAAGAGCTGGCGCAACTCGCCGGAAAAAGTTTCGACAGACGCCAAGCCATCTGCGAATACCACGCCCGCCAGCACAGCGCCCGCTGACGCAACGTCAGACAAAGCGGCGAACGCCACCCGACGTCCCGACGTCATCCTCTTCGTCGCCGACGATCTCAGCTGGCACGACATCGGCCCCTACGGCGGCGACGACGTCCGCACGCCGCGGCTCGATCAACTCGCGAAGCAATCGCTCCGGTTCGACGACGCCTTCGCCGCCTCGCCCACCTGCACGCCGTCGCGCTCGGCCCTCTACACCGGCCTCTACCCGATTCGCAACGGCGCCCACGCCAATCACAGCCCGATCAACCCCGGCGTCGAAACGCTCCCCGCGCTGCTCAACGCCCTAGGCTACCGCACGGTGATCGCCGGCAAGACTCACATCGGCCCCCGTTCGCAGTTCCCGTTCGAGTATCTCAAGAACTCGAACGTCCGCCCGCCGGGCGTGAAGGACGTGCTCGTCACTGATCTCGGCGTCGATGCCATCGACGAGTTGCTCGCCACGCACGACCGCGCGCAGCCCCTCTGCTTGATCGTCACGGCCCACTCGTCCCACACGCTCTGGAAGAAGAACGAAGGGTACGATCCCGCGGCCATCAAGATTCCTCCCGAGTTGCACGACACCCCCGCTCTCCGCGAAACCCGCGTCGACTACTACACTGACGTCACGCAGCTCGACACAGAGGTCGGCCAAGTGCTCGACTCAATGCAGCGGCACGGCTACGGCGACGCCCTGTTCATGTTCACCGCCGACCAGGGCGCCCAGTTCCCGTTCGCGAAGTGGAATCTCTACGACGCCGGCATCAAGGTGCCGCTGCTCGTCCGCTGGCCGGGGCACGTGCAGCCTGATGCGACGACCACGGCAATGGTCTCGCTGATCGACGTCCTCCCCACGATCATCGCCGCCGCGGGCGCCGCGCCGCCGGCGACGCTCGATGGCCAAAGCTTCCTCGACGTGCTCGCTGGCAAGTCGCACGAACGCCGCCCCGAAGTCTTCGCCGCCCACACCGGCGACAAAGAAATGAACCAGGCCCCGATGCGCTGCATCCGCACGCCGCAGTTCAAATACATCGAAAATCTCGCCCCGCAGATCAAGTACGTCACCCACATCACCAAGGGCCCGACGACCGAACGCTACTGGAAAGATTGGCTTGAGCGGGCGCCCAACGACCCGGCCGCCGCCGCGGTAATCGATCGCTACGAACACCGCCCCGCCGAAGAGCTGTACGAGGTAAGCGTCGATCCGCACGAACTGCACAACCTCGCCGCCGACCCCAAATTCGCGGCCGAGAAAGACGAGTTGAAAAAGAAGCTCCACGCGTGGCGCACCGCGCAGGGCGAAGACCTCACCAAGGTCCTCATGCCCGCCGACGCCCGCACGGGCCGCTTTCCGTACGCCGAGTGA
- a CDS encoding arylsulfatase, translating to MTPTRIIALLLLAFLPRASSAADQKSAPDAAPRPNIVVFFADDLGYSDLGCYGSEIATPNIDRLADQGVRFRQFYNNGRCCPSRASILTGRYPAQVGVGAMIDGYAKWIRDAAARPSYDDHLSAATPTIAELLRNAGYRTMMSGKWHLGDRPAEWPVQRGFDRSFALIPGAMNYYGGESDGPRAPMVLDGETFVPPHDGFYSTDAFTDRAIEFLKEAKTKQQPFFLYLPYNAPHWPLQADADEIAAYDGVYDKGWQKSRHRRRRQMINLGLIPETNLMSQMDRGNARAWDRMPDDVRDEWARRMEIYAAQVTRMDRNIGRVLAQLDAMGASDNTLVIFLSDNGGAAEDPHRGKPDAVLGSRDSFWGYGRPWATVSNTPWRRHKISMYEGGISTPAVVRWPAATPDDANGKIVDGPAHIMDLVPTFLDLAGAQPTAAQREQLEGRNIADMFRGESAPADRTICWEHEGNRAIRQGNWKLVELPDSPNGWELYDIATDRGEHYNLAAERPEVARKLAEEYNRWAERCGVIPWPEIRAKRKDK from the coding sequence ATGACTCCCACCAGAATCATCGCGTTGCTGCTCCTCGCGTTCCTCCCGCGCGCCTCCTCCGCCGCCGACCAGAAGTCGGCGCCCGACGCGGCCCCGCGCCCCAACATCGTCGTCTTCTTCGCCGACGACCTCGGCTACTCCGACCTCGGCTGCTACGGCTCGGAAATCGCCACGCCGAACATCGACCGCTTGGCCGATCAGGGAGTCCGTTTCCGCCAGTTCTACAACAACGGCCGCTGCTGCCCCTCACGCGCTTCGATCCTTACCGGCCGCTACCCCGCCCAGGTCGGCGTCGGCGCCATGATCGACGGCTATGCCAAGTGGATTCGCGACGCCGCCGCTCGCCCCTCGTACGACGACCACCTCAGCGCCGCAACTCCCACGATTGCCGAACTTCTCCGCAACGCCGGCTACCGCACGATGATGTCGGGCAAGTGGCATCTCGGCGATCGCCCCGCAGAATGGCCCGTCCAACGCGGCTTCGACCGCTCGTTTGCGCTCATCCCCGGCGCGATGAACTACTACGGCGGCGAAAGCGACGGCCCTCGCGCCCCCATGGTGCTCGACGGCGAAACGTTCGTCCCGCCGCACGACGGCTTCTACTCGACCGACGCCTTCACCGATCGCGCGATCGAGTTCCTCAAAGAAGCCAAAACGAAGCAGCAGCCTTTCTTTCTGTACTTGCCGTACAACGCCCCGCATTGGCCGCTGCAAGCCGACGCCGACGAAATCGCCGCCTACGACGGCGTCTACGATAAGGGTTGGCAGAAGTCTCGCCATCGCCGCCGCCGCCAGATGATCAACCTCGGTCTCATTCCCGAGACCAACCTGATGTCGCAGATGGATCGCGGCAACGCCCGCGCGTGGGACCGCATGCCCGACGACGTCCGCGACGAATGGGCACGCCGCATGGAAATCTACGCCGCCCAGGTCACGCGGATGGATCGCAACATCGGCCGAGTCCTCGCGCAGCTCGACGCGATGGGCGCCTCCGATAACACGCTGGTGATCTTCCTCTCCGACAACGGCGGCGCCGCCGAAGATCCCCACCGCGGCAAGCCCGACGCCGTGCTCGGCTCGCGCGATTCGTTCTGGGGCTACGGCCGCCCCTGGGCCACGGTGAGCAACACCCCGTGGCGCCGCCACAAGATCTCGATGTACGAAGGGGGTATCAGCACGCCCGCCGTCGTTCGCTGGCCCGCGGCAACCCCCGACGACGCCAACGGCAAGATCGTCGACGGCCCCGCCCACATCATGGACCTCGTGCCGACGTTCCTCGATCTCGCCGGCGCCCAGCCAACCGCCGCCCAGCGCGAACAACTCGAAGGCCGCAACATCGCCGACATGTTCCGCGGCGAATCGGCCCCCGCCGATCGCACGATCTGCTGGGAGCACGAAGGCAACCGGGCCATCCGCCAAGGCAATTGGAAGCTGGTCGAACTCCCTGATTCCCCCAACGGCTGGGAACTTTACGACATCGCCACCGACCGCGGCGAACACTACAACCTCGCCGCCGAACGTCCAGAGGTCGCCCGCAAACTCGCCGAAGAGTACAATCGCTGGGCCGAACGCTGCGGCGTCATCCCCTGGCCGGAAATCCGCGCCAAACGCAAAGACAAGTGA
- a CDS encoding AAA domain-containing protein, whose amino-acid sequence MQLEAQAEAQRMAERRQLRTRKTAERTGETLLDLVIEEHQTGLNGRHLFTLVKRNRTLDLPWNRLRVGSPVLLTPLPDDNAKPHPGVVSARSFRSIQVAVDNWIAGERFDVDMAVDEVSRNRERAALAAVSSAKGRLGELRQIILGSMDETNHRNRQPRFKPHAPIAEHEHPVADAPAAHLNASQQEAIRFALSAEDLAIIHGPPGTGKTTSVVEFIRQAVEEGSRILATAPSNTAVDNLLERLLAAGVRVVRLGHPARVTERLRDHTLDALVETHEHARWVKELYRTAEALFKKADSDSRSRNAYAAKQEWRREAKQHKADARRLERDIVADVLDSADVLCATTTIDEDLLGDRTFDWVVVDEACQSTESACWIPLQRANRVLLAGDHCQLPPTVLSKPAAAQGYDRSMMQRLVELYGPLITRQLTVQYRMHDHIMDFSSEQFYDGTLVGDETVRTRTLNELVGVEDAPFTQTPLEYIDTAGADYDERQEEDGLSRLNPEEGRLVLKKVDALIAAGLPAADIAVIAPYAAQVRWLRQHAEHRDLEIDTVDGFQGREKEAVVITLVRSNRQGEIGFLADTRRMNVALTRARRKLIVIGDSATLGANPFYAALLDYFQAHDAYHTVWEEMD is encoded by the coding sequence ATGCAGCTCGAGGCCCAAGCCGAGGCCCAGCGCATGGCCGAGCGCCGCCAGCTTCGCACTCGCAAAACGGCCGAGCGCACCGGCGAAACGCTCCTCGATCTCGTCATCGAAGAGCATCAAACGGGCCTCAACGGCCGGCATCTCTTCACGCTGGTGAAGCGCAACCGCACGCTCGATCTGCCGTGGAATCGCCTCCGCGTCGGCTCGCCGGTGCTGCTCACGCCGCTCCCCGACGACAACGCGAAGCCCCACCCCGGCGTCGTCAGCGCCCGCAGCTTCCGTTCGATTCAAGTCGCCGTCGACAACTGGATCGCCGGCGAGCGTTTCGACGTCGACATGGCCGTCGACGAGGTCTCCCGCAATCGCGAGCGCGCCGCCCTCGCGGCGGTCAGCAGCGCGAAGGGCCGCCTCGGCGAATTGCGGCAGATCATCCTTGGCTCGATGGACGAAACGAACCATCGCAACCGCCAGCCGCGGTTCAAGCCGCACGCCCCGATCGCCGAGCACGAACACCCCGTCGCCGACGCCCCCGCCGCGCACCTCAACGCCTCGCAGCAGGAAGCGATCCGCTTCGCCCTCTCCGCCGAAGACCTCGCGATCATCCACGGCCCCCCCGGCACGGGTAAAACGACCTCCGTCGTCGAATTTATCCGCCAGGCCGTCGAAGAGGGGAGCCGCATCCTCGCCACCGCCCCCAGCAACACGGCGGTCGATAACCTGCTCGAACGGCTCCTCGCCGCCGGCGTCCGCGTCGTCCGCCTCGGCCACCCGGCCCGCGTCACCGAACGCCTCCGCGATCACACGCTCGACGCGCTCGTCGAAACGCACGAACACGCCCGCTGGGTGAAAGAACTCTACCGCACCGCCGAGGCGCTATTCAAAAAGGCCGATAGCGACTCCCGCTCGCGCAACGCCTACGCCGCCAAACAAGAATGGCGCCGCGAAGCGAAGCAACACAAAGCCGACGCCCGCCGGCTCGAGCGCGACATCGTCGCCGACGTCCTCGACTCGGCAGACGTGCTCTGCGCGACGACCACCATCGACGAAGACCTGCTCGGCGATCGCACGTTCGATTGGGTCGTCGTCGACGAAGCCTGCCAATCGACCGAGTCGGCCTGCTGGATTCCGTTGCAACGCGCGAACCGCGTCCTGCTCGCCGGCGATCACTGCCAACTCCCGCCGACGGTCCTCTCGAAACCAGCCGCCGCCCAAGGCTACGATCGCAGCATGATGCAGCGGCTCGTCGAACTCTACGGCCCGCTGATCACTCGCCAGCTCACCGTGCAGTACCGCATGCACGACCACATCATGGACTTTTCGTCGGAGCAGTTTTACGACGGCACGCTCGTCGGCGACGAAACGGTCCGCACCCGCACGCTCAACGAACTCGTCGGCGTCGAAGACGCGCCCTTCACGCAAACGCCGCTCGAGTACATCGATACCGCCGGCGCCGACTACGACGAACGCCAGGAAGAAGACGGCCTCAGCCGCCTCAACCCCGAGGAAGGCCGCCTCGTCCTCAAGAAGGTCGACGCACTGATCGCCGCCGGCCTCCCCGCCGCCGACATCGCGGTGATCGCCCCCTACGCCGCGCAGGTCCGCTGGCTCCGCCAACACGCCGAGCACCGCGACCTCGAAATCGACACGGTCGACGGCTTCCAAGGCCGCGAAAAAGAAGCGGTCGTCATCACGCTGGTCCGCTCGAACCGCCAAGGCGAAATCGGCTTCCTCGCCGACACCCGCCGCATGAACGTCGCCCTCACCCGCGCCCGCCGCAAGCTGATCGTCATCGGCGACAGCGCGACTCTCGGCGCTAACCCGTTCTACGCCGCGCTGCTAGACTATTTTCAAGCACACGATGCTTACCACACCGTCTGGGAAGAAATGGACTGA